One segment of Carya illinoinensis cultivar Pawnee chromosome 1, C.illinoinensisPawnee_v1, whole genome shotgun sequence DNA contains the following:
- the LOC122274993 gene encoding RAN GTPase-activating protein 2, with translation MDATTMNSERRQFSIKLWPPSLNTRQMLVERMTNNLTTKSIFTQKYGILSKEEAEENAKRIEDVAFTTANKNYDEEPDGDGGSAVQLYAKECSKLLLEVLKQGPRSKADNEVVTPENISAPRETFFDISKGQRAFIEAEEAEELLRPLKDPGNSYTKICFSNRSFGLGAARVAEPILISLKNQLKDVDLSDFIAGRPEAEALEVMTIFSAALEGSILKSLNLSDNALGEKGVRAFGALLKSQTCLEELYLMNDGISEEAARAVCELIPSTEKLRVLQFHNNMTGDEGALAISEVVKRSPLLEDFRCSSTRIGSDGGVALSEALETCTHLKKLDLRDNMFGVEGGLALSKALSKHADLSEVYLSYLNLEDEGSIAIANVLKETAPSLEVLEMAGNDITAEAAPAIAACIAIKQLLTKLNLAENELKDEGAIQISKALEAHAPLKEVDLSTNLIRRSGARVLAQTVFQKPEFKLLNINGNFISDEGIDEIKDLCKKYPSMLGPLDDNDPEGEQNAEESGEDEGNAGELESKLKNLEVGQEN, from the coding sequence ATGGACGCCACAACAATGAATTCTGAACGCAGGCAATTTTCAATTAAACTATGGCCACCTAGCCTAAACACAAGGCAAATGCTTGTGGAGCGGATGACAAACAATCTTACCACAAAATCCATATTCACACAGAAGTATGGTATTCTGAGCAAGGAAGAGGCTGAGGAGAATGCAAAACGAATTGAGGATGTGGCTTTTACCACTGCAAACAAAAACTACGATGAGGAGCCAGATGGTGATGGTGGTTCAGCTGTTCAGCTTTATGCCAAGGAATGTAGCAAGCTCCTCCTGGAAGTTCTTAAACAAGGCCCTAGAAGCAAGGCAGACAATGAAGTGGTAACACCTGAGAATATTAGTGCTCCTCGTGAAACCTTCTTTGATATATCCAAGGGCCAAAGAGCCTTTATTGAGGCAGAGGAGGCTGAGGAACTTTTGAGGCCACTGAAGGATCCTGGAAATTCTTACACTAAAATATGCTTCAGCAACAGAAGTTTTGGTCTAGGTGCAGCCCGCGTTGCAGAGCCCATTCTGATTTCCCTTAAGAATCAGCTGAAAGATGTAGACCTCTCTGATTTCATTGCAGGAAGACCAGAGGCAGAAGCTCTTGAAGTCATGACTATCTTCTCAGCTGCACTGGAAGGTAGCATCTTGAAGTCTCTGAACCTTTCGGACAATGCTTTAGGTGAGAAGGGTGTTAGGGCATTTGGAGCACTGCTGAAATCACAGACATGCTTGGAGGAACTCTATTTAATGAATGATGGAATCTCTGAGGAAGCTGCCCGAGCGGTTTGTGAGTTAATTCCCTCCACAGAGAAATTAAGAGTCCTTCAGTTTCACAACAACATGACAGGAGATGAAGGGGCGCTTGCTATCTCTGAGGTTGTTAAGCGTTCTCCTTTGTTGGAAGACTTTCGTTGCTCTTCTACAAGAATAGGCTCTGATGGAGGAGTTGCCTTATCGGAAGCACTCGAGACTTGTACCCATTTGAAGAAGCTTGACCTGCGGGACAACATGTTTGGTGTTGAAGGTGGATTAGCTCTTAGTAAAGCTCTTTCCAAGCATGCAGATTTATCTGAGGTATACCTGAGCTACCTGAACTTGGAAGATGAGGGTTCAATTGCTATCGCCAATGTTCTCAAGGAAACAGCTCCTTCACTTGAAGTCCTGGAGATGGCAGGAAATGACATAACAGCTGAAGCTGCCCCTGCAATTGCTGCTTGTATTGCTATAAAGCAGCTTCTTACTAAGTTGAACTTGGCTGAGAATGAACTAAAGGATGAAGGTGCCATCCAGATCAGTAAAGCATTAGAAGCTCATGCCCCGTTGAAGGAAGTCGATTTGAGTACCAACTTGATAAGAAGGTCTGGGGCTCGGGTTTTAGCTCAGACTGTTTTCCAGAAGCCTGAGTTTAAGTTGCTGAACATCAATGGGAATTTCATCTCTGATGAAGGCATTGACGAGATCAAGGATTTATGCAAGAAATATCCCAGCATGCTTGGGCCCTTGGATGACAATGACCCAGAAGGAGAACAAAATGCTGAAGAATCTGGAGAGGATGAAGGTAATGCTGGTGAACTCGAATCAAAACTCAAGAACCTTGAGGTTGGCCAAGAGAATTAG